From the genome of Syntrophorhabdales bacterium:
CGACTTTCTAGAATTCAAGAACCAGATCCCGGAGAAATCGGTGCTTATAACCATCGACGACGGCTGGCGCTCGGTGTACGATTTAGCTTTTCCCATTTTGAAAAAGTATGGCTATCCTGCCACTTTTTTTATCTATACCGATTTCATCATCAACGGCAGCAGAACCCTCGACTGGAACATCCTGAAGGAGATGTCAGATAGTGGTATCAGCATACAGTGCCACACAAAGACACATCGATACCTCGACAGGAGGATAGGAGGCGAATCCTTCAAAGATTACTTTGAGTCAATTAAGAAGGATCTGATCGAATCAACTAAAGTCATAAAGCAGCGGCTCAACTCAGATGTGAAGTACCTGGCTTATCCCTACGGAGAAACGAATCATCTCGTGATCACTCTTCTTATGAAGCTTGGCTATAGGGGCGCATTCACCGTGGAGAGAGGCGGCAATCCATTCTTCGTGAATCCCTATCGAGCCAATCGTTCTATGATTTACGGCACCTTCAGCATGAAAGACTTCGAGAACAACCTCAAGACGCTCGATGACAGGGCAATCAAATGAAAGGAAAGAACGCGATCGCAATCCTTGCCTTGTATGCGCTGGTCGGCTGTGCAACGCCCCCTGCCCCTGTCATTCTCGTGGAAAAGCCTGCCGAGCGAGACGTGGAGAAGGACCCTTTCAGGATATTTCCCGACACGTACCGTTCACGCGCCCTCGCACAGGAAAAGCAGGGGGAAGTGCAGCAGGCATTGTTCTCCTGGAAGATTGTGCAGAGTTTTCTGCCTGATGATCCTGAAGCCTTGCACAAAATAGAGCATATCCAGAAGCTCATACGGACTGAGGCA
Proteins encoded in this window:
- a CDS encoding polysaccharide deacetylase family protein, translating into MRILAAALLIAGCALTHQLPQPQQQPTAEPAIPIQADTSRVFHEFAAVIVQPKDSLSSLAARYLGDSSKDWIISEFNGVTSVKPGQPIVIPLVPLGKGGVTPEGYQTVSVLSYHKFSRDKVDLTTVSEKAFDDQMRFLKRNGYRVITMDQFFDFLEFKNQIPEKSVLITIDDGWRSVYDLAFPILKKYGYPATFFIYTDFIINGSRTLDWNILKEMSDSGISIQCHTKTHRYLDRRIGGESFKDYFESIKKDLIESTKVIKQRLNSDVKYLAYPYGETNHLVITLLMKLGYRGAFTVERGGNPFFVNPYRANRSMIYGTFSMKDFENNLKTLDDRAIK